The genomic segment GACGGCACCCCGCGCAAGCTGCTGGACATCTCCCGGATCTCCGCCCTCGGCTGGAAGCCGCGCATCCCGCTCCGCGACGGCATCGCGGCCGTCTACGCCGGCTGGCGCGCCGGCGCCGCGGCCTGATCCCCGGTCTCCCCGGCGGCCGCGGCCCGGCGGACCGCTCACTGCTCGCACCTCGGCACCACTCCGCTCAGTACGCTCCGCGTCCGTCGACGACGGCGCGGAACGTACGGGCCAGCAGGTCCAGATCCCCGCGGAGGCACCAGTTGTCGGCATAGCGCAGATCCAGCGCCACGCTCTCGTCCCAGGAGAGGTCGGACCGGCCGCTGATCTGCCAGAGCCCGGTGAGCCCCGGCTTGACCGCCAGCCGCCGCATCGCCACCTCGTCGTACTGCGCCACCTCGTCGGGCAGCGGCGGGCGCGGCCCGACCAGCGACATCTCGCCGCGCAGGACGTTCACCAGCTGCGGCAGCTCGTCCAGCGAACTGCGCCGCAGCCACCGGCCCACCCGGGTCACCCGGGGGTCGCGGCGCATCTTGAACAGCGGGCCGTCCTGCTCGTTGGCGGCGGCCAGCTCCGCCCGCCGCCGCTCGGCGTCGACCACCATGGTGCGGAACTTCCACATGGTGAACGGCTTGGCGTCCAGGCCGGTCCGGGTCTGCCGGTGCAGCACCGGGCCCGGGGAGTCCAGCCGTATCACCAGCGCCAGCAGCCCGTACACCGGTGCGAGCAGCAGCAGGCCGAGCGCGGCGCCGGTCCGGTCCAGGGCGGCCTTGAGTGCCGTCTGCGCGCCCTGGCGGTGCGGCGGGGCGACGTGCAGCAGCGGCAGCCCGGCGACCGTGCTGGTCCGCAGGCGCCGCGGCGCCACGTCCGTCAGCCCGGGCGCCAGGGCCAGCGGCAGCCCCGAGTCGTGCAGCGCCCAGGACAGCCGGCGCAGCCGCTCACCGCTGATCCGCGGGCCGGGCACGACCAGCACCAGATCCGCGGCCAGCTGCTCGGCGGCGCCGAGCACCGGAACCCAGTCCTGCTCGCCCCGCGCGGGCGGCGCGGAGCCGATGCGGGCCGGGGCGGGCACCCCGGAGGTCAGCTGGGCGCTGCCGACCGGAACCACCCCGGTCACCACGTAGGCGTGGTCGGTACGGGAGGCGAGCCGCTCCACCACCTCGTCGGCGGAAGCGGGTTCGCCGATCACCAGCACCCGGTGCACCGACTGCGCGGAGCGGCGCTGCCGCGTCAGATGCCGGTGGGTGACCTTGCCGCAGAGAGCCGTCAGCAGCGGGGCGAAGGAGAGGGCCGACAGGGCCGTCACGGGATCGGACGTCTCACCGGCCGCGATCCGGACCACCGCCAGCAGGCCCAGCAGCGTCAGCCAGTCGTGGAGCGCCGGTATGACGCCGCGCGATTCGCCGAGGGCGCCGGATCCGTAGCGGTGGCGGGCGGCGCGGACGACGGTCCACAGAGCCGCCCCGACCAGAGCAGCCGGTACGGGATGTGGCTGCCCCGAACCGGCGAAGACGAAGGCCACGGGAAGCGCGACCCCCAGGATGTCGGTGGCCAGCGCCGCGGGTAAATACCACCGCGCCTTGCCACTGCGCCGGCGGTGTGGTGACCTCCCTCCGCGGACGCCGGAGGCCGTCACCGATCTGGCCTTGGACATACCGATATGCCGCATGAACCCCCCTGGCACAGCGCGACCGTGACGGCGCGCGTACCCTTCCCCAAAGGCCACGCGCCTACGTACGTCTGACCGTATGGCAAACGTCTGTACGTCCGCTGCTGTTTGAAGAACTTTGCTCGGGGATATCCCCGGAATTCACTTCTTGGCGTGAAGACCCACCCTGCGCTGCCGTCACAGGGCCGGAGATGGTATAGGGGCGCGGATTCCGCAAGCGCGTGCCCGCCGTCGGCGCGGCGGACGGCGCCGGGGCGGGTGGCGTGCCGATACGGCCCCCGGCGCGGGGGCCGGGGCGGGGCTCACGCGCTGAGCGGGTCCTCCACGCGCCGCGCGAAGTGGTCGCCGAGCTCCCGGAAGAGCGCCGTGTTCAAGGCGAAGGCGCGCCGGCACTCGTCCACGACGCGCTCCTTCTCGGCGTCGTCCACCGGCAGGGCGTCCAGCAGTTCGCGGTACTCCCGCTTGAAGGCGGCCGGGTTGCCGATCCCCTCGAAGACGTAGAACCGCACGCCGTCGCCCTTGCGTGTGAAGCCCCAGGTCTTCTCGGCGGTGGAGCGGATGATCTGGCCGCCGCTGAGGTCGCCGAGGTAGCGGGTGTAGTGGTGGGCCACATAGCCCGCGGGCCACTCCCGTGCGACCTCGGTGATCCGCGCGGCGTAGGCGGCGGTGGCGGGCAGCGGTACCGCGGCGGCCCGGCGGCCGGGGCCCCTGAGGTGGTCGAGATCACGTTCGAGCTCGGGGACCCGCCGCAGCTCCGTGCGGAGAAACGGTCCTGCGACCGGGTCGCCGACGAGGGCGTCCGCCTGCTCCTCCAAGGCGCGGTAGACGAACCACAGCTGCTCCGTGTAGAGCGCGTATGCCTCCACGCCCAGCCGGCCGGCGAGCATGTCGCCGATGAAGGCGGAGTTCTCGGCCTCGGTGTGCTGCGCGTGCGACGCGGTGCGGATCAGGGTCGAGAACGGCGTGCTGCTGGGGGCGTCCATGGCGGGCCTCCGGGGACCGGTGCGGGCGGGTCGGTGCGCCGCCACGCTCTCCGCGAGGGGTGCGGCGGAGGCGCGGGCGCCGGCTGGCGTCTGCTCGGGTCTGCTCCGGGCCCGCTCGCGCCGGCCCGCAGCGCGAGTCTACAGGTTTCCGACAGGCTGTCGGGAAGTCCGCCCGCCGGCCCGCGGCCACTTCCCGCCGGCCCGCCGCCCGTCCGGCGCGCTCCGGGCGGGCGGCGGGCGGCGGCGGCAGGCCGACGGGGCGTGCGGCAGCCGGGGGGTCAGGGCAGCGTCAGGATCTCCGCGCCGGACTCGGTCACCACGAGGGTGTGCTCGAACTGGGCCGTCCGCTTCCGGTCCTTGGTGACCACGGTCCAGCCGTCCTCCCACATGTCGTACTCGTGGGTGCCCAGCGTCAGCATCGGCTCGATGGTGAAGGTCATCCCCGGCTTGATCACCGTGGTCGCGTGCGGGCTGTCGTAGTGCGGGACGATCAGGCCGGAGTGGAAGGAGCTGTTGATGCCGTGCCCGGTGAAGTCCCGGACCACG from the Streptomyces xinghaiensis S187 genome contains:
- a CDS encoding sugar transferase, whose translation is MRHIGMSKARSVTASGVRGGRSPHRRRSGKARWYLPAALATDILGVALPVAFVFAGSGQPHPVPAALVGAALWTVVRAARHRYGSGALGESRGVIPALHDWLTLLGLLAVVRIAAGETSDPVTALSALSFAPLLTALCGKVTHRHLTRQRRSAQSVHRVLVIGEPASADEVVERLASRTDHAYVVTGVVPVGSAQLTSGVPAPARIGSAPPARGEQDWVPVLGAAEQLAADLVLVVPGPRISGERLRRLSWALHDSGLPLALAPGLTDVAPRRLRTSTVAGLPLLHVAPPHRQGAQTALKAALDRTGAALGLLLLAPVYGLLALVIRLDSPGPVLHRQTRTGLDAKPFTMWKFRTMVVDAERRRAELAAANEQDGPLFKMRRDPRVTRVGRWLRRSSLDELPQLVNVLRGEMSLVGPRPPLPDEVAQYDEVAMRRLAVKPGLTGLWQISGRSDLSWDESVALDLRYADNWCLRGDLDLLARTFRAVVDGRGAY
- a CDS encoding heme oxygenase (biliverdin-producing) translates to MDAPSSTPFSTLIRTASHAQHTEAENSAFIGDMLAGRLGVEAYALYTEQLWFVYRALEEQADALVGDPVAGPFLRTELRRVPELERDLDHLRGPGRRAAAVPLPATAAYAARITEVAREWPAGYVAHHYTRYLGDLSGGQIIRSTAEKTWGFTRKGDGVRFYVFEGIGNPAAFKREYRELLDALPVDDAEKERVVDECRRAFALNTALFRELGDHFARRVEDPLSA